In the Oryza glaberrima chromosome 6, OglaRS2, whole genome shotgun sequence genome, one interval contains:
- the LOC127776816 gene encoding uncharacterized protein LOC127776816 isoform X2, which produces MAIPTPSSSVVDQPSPPAPASAAAASQPLAGDPAPEAAAAAEGAGGDQTAPAAAAATGASLYVGDLEASVGEDQLVALFSQVAPVASAYVCRDIAGGSKSLGYGYVNFMSREDATRAMENLNFTVVNGKPIRVMFSNRDPTLRKSGLANVFIKNLEPNIDNKSLYEMFLSFGAILSSKVATDFNGKSKGYGFIQFESESSAKDAINGLNGMLANGQKIFVGLFMRRQEREHTGDANNFTNVYVKNLPKHFSDDDLLNEFSSFGAITSAIVMRDANGLSRCFGFVNFEKSECARNAVRNLNGKSIGDMVLYVGRAQKKSERQAELKAKFEHDKNQKFEKLQTVNLYLKNLDDDINDEHLRKLFECFGEVASCKVMLDSHGRSKGCGFVSFATVEDANNAAHFARVRALATMAPTLGPNISPHHFNFGHGVPALFPPPPPPAGFGFQPNFVPNMMVPYNMQRHPGQRSGPPHGGMPRQMHNPHQMFHQNANQGFRHMPNRRNGVANPAMLHQHHRFSSPMQPMQQAVKHVVPVGELQAPSNNLQTSLASANPEQQREILGDMLFPLVEELVNEKAYKVTGMLLELDKTEVLNLVESPDTLRDKVAEAMKVLELEATATAAASGSGDGDAAAPSFSSAA; this is translated from the exons ATGGCGATCCCCACGCCTTCGTCATCGGTTGTAGATCAGCCGTCTCCTCCCGCGCCTGcttccgccgcggcggcgtctcAGCCGCTAGCCGGCGATCCGGctcccgaggcggcggcggcggcggagggggcgggGGGTGATCAGACGgccccggcggccgccgccgccaccggcgcgtCGCTGTACGTGGGAGACCTGGAGGCGAGCGTCGGGGAGGACCAGCTCGTGGCGCTCTTCTCCCAGGTGGCGCCCGTCGCGTCCGCCTATGTGTGCCGCGacatcgccggcggcagcaaGTCCTTGGGATATGGCTACGTCAACTTCATGTCGCGTGAAGACG CTACCCGTGCCATGGAAAATCTAAACTTCACCGTTGTCAATGGGAAACCAATCAGAGTCATGTTTTCGAATAGAGATCCAACTCTGCGAAAAAGTGGACTTGCCAATGTGTTTATAAAAAATCTTGAACCGAATATTGACAACAAGAGTTTGTATGAAATGTTTTTGTCTTTTGGCGCAATCCTCTCCAGCAAGGTTGCCACAGATTTCAATGGAAAGTCAAAGGGTTATGGATTTATACAATTTGAGAGCGAGTCGTCTGCTAAGGATGCTATCAATGGCCTAAATGGTATGTTGGCTAATGgccaaaaaatatttgttggaTTGTTCATGCGTAGGCAGGAGAGAGAACACACTGGAGACGCCAACAACTTTACTAATGTATATGTGAAAAATTTACCAAAACATTTTAGTGATGACGATTTGCTAAATGAGTTTTCATCATTTGGTGCAATTACTAGTGCTATTGTCATGAGAGATGCAAATGGATTGTCGAGATGCTTTGGGTTTGTAAACTTTGAGAAATCAGAATGTGCTAGAAATGCAGTTAGAAATCTCAATGGGAAGTCCATTGGTGATATGGTGTTATATGTTGGAAGGGCTCAGAAAAAATCAGAAAGACAAGCTGAGTTAAAAGCGAAATTTGAGCATGACAAAAATCAGAAATTTGAGAAGCTTCAAACAGTCAATCTATACTTGAAGAATTTGGATGATGACATCAATGATGAACATCTTAGGAAGTTGTTTGAATGTTTTGGTGAGGTAGCATCATGCAAG GTCATGCTTGATTCGCATGGAAGGAGCAAGGGTTGTGGATTTGTATCTTTTGCAACTGTTGAAGACGCTAACAATGCT GCACATTTTGCTCGTGTTAGAGCCCTAGCAACAATGGCACCTACATTAGGACCAAACATTTCTCCCCATCACTTCAATTTTGGCCATGGTGTGCCTGCCTTgttcccaccaccaccaccacctgcaggCTTTGGGTTCCAACCAAATTTTGTTCCAAACATGATGGTGCCATATAACATGCAAAGGCACCCTGGCCAGAGGAGTGGTCCTCCGCATGGAGGAATGCCTAGACAGATGCATAATCCTCACCAG ATGTTTCATCAAAATGCCAACCAGGGCTTCAGACACATGCCAAATCGTAGGAATGGTGTGGCCAACCCAGCAATGCTGCATCAGCACCATCGCTTCTCTAGCCCAATGCAGCCAATGCAACAAGCTGTCAAGCATGTGGTGCCTGTGGGGGAATTGCAAGCTCCAAGCAATAACCTTCAGACTTCCTTAGCTTCTGCGAACCCGGAACAACAACGAGAG ATTCTTGGCGACATGTTGTTCCCGCTCGTCGAAGAGCTGGTGAACGAGAAAGCTTATAAGGTGACTGGGATGCTGCTTGAGCTGGACAAGACTGAAGTTCTGAACCTCGTAGAGTCTCCAGATACTCTCCGGGACAAGGTTGCTGAGGCCATGAAGGTGCTGGAGTTGGAGgctaccgccaccgccgccgcttcaggctccggcgacggcgacgccgccgcgccgtccttcTCCAGCGCCGCCTGA
- the LOC127776816 gene encoding uncharacterized protein LOC127776816 isoform X1 has protein sequence MAIPTPSSSVVDQPSPPAPASAAAASQPLAGDPAPEAAAAAEGAGGDQTAPAAAAATGASLYVGDLEASVGEDQLVALFSQVAPVASAYVCRDIAGGSKSLGYGYVNFMSREDATRAMENLNFTVVNGKPIRVMFSNRDPTLRKSGLANVFIKNLEPNIDNKSLYEMFLSFGAILSSKVATDFNGKSKGYGFIQFESESSAKDAINGLNGMLANGQKIFVGLFMRRQEREHTGDANNFTNVYVKNLPKHFSDDDLLNEFSSFGAITSAIVMRDANGLSRCFGFVNFEKSECARNAVRNLNGKSIGDMVLYVGRAQKKSERQAELKAKFEHDKNQKFEKLQTVNLYLKNLDDDINDEHLRKLFECFGEVASCKVMLDSHGRSKGCGFVSFATVEDANNAILKMNGKMVGKKPLYVAVAQRKEERKAFLAAHFARVRALATMAPTLGPNISPHHFNFGHGVPALFPPPPPPAGFGFQPNFVPNMMVPYNMQRHPGQRSGPPHGGMPRQMHNPHQMFHQNANQGFRHMPNRRNGVANPAMLHQHHRFSSPMQPMQQAVKHVVPVGELQAPSNNLQTSLASANPEQQREILGDMLFPLVEELVNEKAYKVTGMLLELDKTEVLNLVESPDTLRDKVAEAMKVLELEATATAAASGSGDGDAAAPSFSSAA, from the exons ATGGCGATCCCCACGCCTTCGTCATCGGTTGTAGATCAGCCGTCTCCTCCCGCGCCTGcttccgccgcggcggcgtctcAGCCGCTAGCCGGCGATCCGGctcccgaggcggcggcggcggcggagggggcgggGGGTGATCAGACGgccccggcggccgccgccgccaccggcgcgtCGCTGTACGTGGGAGACCTGGAGGCGAGCGTCGGGGAGGACCAGCTCGTGGCGCTCTTCTCCCAGGTGGCGCCCGTCGCGTCCGCCTATGTGTGCCGCGacatcgccggcggcagcaaGTCCTTGGGATATGGCTACGTCAACTTCATGTCGCGTGAAGACG CTACCCGTGCCATGGAAAATCTAAACTTCACCGTTGTCAATGGGAAACCAATCAGAGTCATGTTTTCGAATAGAGATCCAACTCTGCGAAAAAGTGGACTTGCCAATGTGTTTATAAAAAATCTTGAACCGAATATTGACAACAAGAGTTTGTATGAAATGTTTTTGTCTTTTGGCGCAATCCTCTCCAGCAAGGTTGCCACAGATTTCAATGGAAAGTCAAAGGGTTATGGATTTATACAATTTGAGAGCGAGTCGTCTGCTAAGGATGCTATCAATGGCCTAAATGGTATGTTGGCTAATGgccaaaaaatatttgttggaTTGTTCATGCGTAGGCAGGAGAGAGAACACACTGGAGACGCCAACAACTTTACTAATGTATATGTGAAAAATTTACCAAAACATTTTAGTGATGACGATTTGCTAAATGAGTTTTCATCATTTGGTGCAATTACTAGTGCTATTGTCATGAGAGATGCAAATGGATTGTCGAGATGCTTTGGGTTTGTAAACTTTGAGAAATCAGAATGTGCTAGAAATGCAGTTAGAAATCTCAATGGGAAGTCCATTGGTGATATGGTGTTATATGTTGGAAGGGCTCAGAAAAAATCAGAAAGACAAGCTGAGTTAAAAGCGAAATTTGAGCATGACAAAAATCAGAAATTTGAGAAGCTTCAAACAGTCAATCTATACTTGAAGAATTTGGATGATGACATCAATGATGAACATCTTAGGAAGTTGTTTGAATGTTTTGGTGAGGTAGCATCATGCAAG GTCATGCTTGATTCGCATGGAAGGAGCAAGGGTTGTGGATTTGTATCTTTTGCAACTGTTGAAGACGCTAACAATGCT ATTTTAAAAATGAACGGGAAAATGGTTGGGAAAAAGCCATTATATGTTGCCGTAGCTCAacggaaggaggagagaaaggcATTTTTAGCA GCACATTTTGCTCGTGTTAGAGCCCTAGCAACAATGGCACCTACATTAGGACCAAACATTTCTCCCCATCACTTCAATTTTGGCCATGGTGTGCCTGCCTTgttcccaccaccaccaccacctgcaggCTTTGGGTTCCAACCAAATTTTGTTCCAAACATGATGGTGCCATATAACATGCAAAGGCACCCTGGCCAGAGGAGTGGTCCTCCGCATGGAGGAATGCCTAGACAGATGCATAATCCTCACCAG ATGTTTCATCAAAATGCCAACCAGGGCTTCAGACACATGCCAAATCGTAGGAATGGTGTGGCCAACCCAGCAATGCTGCATCAGCACCATCGCTTCTCTAGCCCAATGCAGCCAATGCAACAAGCTGTCAAGCATGTGGTGCCTGTGGGGGAATTGCAAGCTCCAAGCAATAACCTTCAGACTTCCTTAGCTTCTGCGAACCCGGAACAACAACGAGAG ATTCTTGGCGACATGTTGTTCCCGCTCGTCGAAGAGCTGGTGAACGAGAAAGCTTATAAGGTGACTGGGATGCTGCTTGAGCTGGACAAGACTGAAGTTCTGAACCTCGTAGAGTCTCCAGATACTCTCCGGGACAAGGTTGCTGAGGCCATGAAGGTGCTGGAGTTGGAGgctaccgccaccgccgccgcttcaggctccggcgacggcgacgccgccgcgccgtccttcTCCAGCGCCGCCTGA